Proteins encoded by one window of Kineosporia sp. NBRC 101731:
- a CDS encoding SAM-dependent methyltransferase — protein sequence MLPWQSAWSEALYGPAGFYRRPEGPAGHFRTASHAAPDELAGAVSRLASMLGARRIVDVGAGRGELLTSLVGSPHELWGTDVVVRPAGLSPSIGWSPGVDALPDDVFEGALVIAWELLDVIPVTVLEMDENGRLSLVLVDPRTGRERLGGRASSVDLDWARTWWPLDHLGEGDRVEVGRARDLFWHRLVDRARRAGAVATLCVDYAHRKADRPAGGSLTGFYRGRAVPPRPDGTMDLTAHVAIDSVLSALSATSVSCTLTSQARALKELGVKNDELLDPGGLGGFAWLLHEF from the coding sequence ATGCTGCCCTGGCAGAGTGCCTGGTCAGAGGCGCTGTACGGACCCGCGGGCTTCTACCGGCGTCCGGAGGGCCCGGCGGGGCACTTCCGCACGGCGTCGCACGCGGCACCGGACGAGCTGGCGGGCGCGGTCTCCCGGCTCGCCTCGATGCTCGGGGCCCGCCGGATTGTGGACGTCGGTGCCGGCCGGGGTGAGTTGCTCACCTCGCTCGTCGGCTCACCGCACGAGCTCTGGGGTACGGACGTGGTGGTCAGGCCCGCGGGCCTGTCACCGTCGATCGGGTGGTCGCCCGGGGTGGACGCCCTGCCCGACGACGTTTTCGAGGGCGCCCTGGTGATCGCCTGGGAACTGCTCGACGTCATCCCCGTGACGGTGCTGGAGATGGACGAGAACGGCAGGCTGAGCCTGGTTCTCGTCGACCCGCGAACCGGGCGTGAGCGCCTGGGCGGGCGGGCCTCGTCCGTCGATCTGGACTGGGCCAGGACCTGGTGGCCGCTCGACCACCTGGGTGAGGGCGACCGGGTCGAAGTGGGGCGGGCCCGTGACCTGTTCTGGCACCGGCTGGTCGACCGGGCACGACGAGCCGGGGCGGTGGCCACCCTGTGCGTGGACTACGCCCATCGGAAGGCCGACCGGCCGGCCGGCGGCAGCCTGACCGGGTTCTACCGGGGACGGGCCGTGCCGCCCCGCCCGGACGGCACCATGGATCTCACCGCGCATGTCGCGATCGACTCGGTGCTGTCGGCGCTGTCGGCAACTTCGGTCTCTTGCACGCTGACCAGCCAGGCTCGGGCCCTGAAAGAACTCGGGGTGAAGAACGACGAGCTGCTGGATCCCGGTGGGCTAGGCGGGTTCGCCTGGCTCCTGCACGAATTCTGA
- a CDS encoding DUF2520 domain-containing protein has product MSETQRPADRPGRLGVGVIGAGRVGAVLGSALRAAGHAVVGVSAVSEASVERASVLLPGVPVLEVPDVVERAELVLVAIPDDALPGLVSGLTETGAWQPGQLIVHTSGRFGWKVLEPAVSRGAIPLALHPAMTFTGTSLDLSRLVDCCFGVTAPGPVLPIAQALVVEMGAEPVVIDEKMRGLYHAALAHGSNHLVTLVAQALDLLRAAGVEDASRLLAPLLSASLDNSLRGGDNALTGPVARGDAGTLADHLRAIRATGERGEGTLETYRAMARATADRALASGRLQVASAEALLAALNTEPPEQ; this is encoded by the coding sequence GTGTCTGAAACTCAGCGACCTGCCGACCGTCCGGGCCGTCTCGGGGTCGGGGTGATCGGTGCCGGCCGGGTCGGTGCCGTGCTCGGCTCGGCCCTGCGGGCGGCCGGCCACGCGGTGGTGGGTGTCAGTGCGGTGTCCGAGGCCAGCGTCGAGCGGGCCTCGGTGCTGCTGCCGGGGGTTCCGGTGCTCGAGGTGCCCGACGTGGTCGAGCGGGCCGAGCTGGTGCTGGTGGCGATCCCCGACGACGCCCTGCCCGGCCTGGTCTCCGGCCTCACCGAGACCGGCGCCTGGCAGCCGGGACAGCTGATCGTGCACACCAGCGGGCGGTTCGGCTGGAAGGTGCTGGAGCCCGCGGTCAGCCGGGGCGCGATCCCGCTGGCCCTGCACCCGGCGATGACCTTCACCGGCACCAGCCTCGACCTGAGCCGCCTGGTGGACTGCTGCTTCGGGGTCACCGCACCCGGGCCGGTGCTGCCGATCGCGCAGGCCCTGGTGGTGGAGATGGGCGCCGAGCCGGTGGTGATCGACGAGAAGATGCGTGGGCTCTATCACGCGGCCCTCGCCCACGGCTCGAACCACCTGGTCACGCTCGTGGCCCAGGCCCTCGACCTGCTCCGGGCCGCGGGTGTGGAAGACGCCTCCCGCCTGCTCGCGCCGCTGCTCTCGGCCTCGCTGGACAACTCGCTGCGGGGCGGGGACAACGCCCTGACCGGCCCGGTCGCCCGCGGTGACGCGGGCACGCTGGCCGACCACCTGCGGGCGATCCGCGCCACCGGCGAGCGCGGTGAGGGCACCCTGGAGACCTACCGGGCGATGGCCCGGGCCACGGCCGACCGGGCGCTCGCCTCGGGGCGTCTGCAGGTCGCGAGCGCGGAGGCACTCCTCGCGGCCCTCAACACGGAACCCCCCGAGCAGTAG
- a CDS encoding PH domain-containing protein, whose protein sequence is MTQPPVPHSGLADGEWHLMHPATPLLRSWQVIAVILVFIVQSLGNNVLTGEADFERPDVAGSWLAGAGAVFVLLMLLGVGLAFVVWRSTRFRVLDEALELHSGILVRRQRRARLDRMQAVDVVQPFLARLLGLARLTVEVAGGKESNVALSYLREDDARTLRNQLLASAAGLRFEGPDAPEAPERGNLEVPVGRLIVSLLVSGPAISFVLGVVVLGTISVVIGHPGPLFGSFAPLLGAAGVLWTRFTKGFGFRVADSPDGLRLRYGLLEQRTQTVPPGRVQAVRISQGLLWRRLDWWTVHVNIAGYGGEDKDSTSGSTLLPVGPKTEAVGVLALVLPDLGVGPGENPWDVVDAGLRGSGPTAGFMTAPRRSRWVDPISWGRSGVRVTDQALLIRSGRIYRHLDIVPHARTQSLGLSQGPLQRKLRVASFTVHSTAGPVEAVASHLDETEASALIAVQSLRADQARKDSGPERWMETGPSEFVQEPGEPA, encoded by the coding sequence GTGACGCAGCCTCCGGTACCTCACTCGGGCCTGGCCGACGGGGAGTGGCACCTGATGCACCCGGCCACGCCGCTGCTGCGGTCGTGGCAGGTCATCGCCGTGATCCTGGTGTTCATCGTGCAGAGCCTGGGCAACAACGTGCTCACCGGGGAGGCCGACTTCGAGCGCCCGGACGTGGCGGGCAGCTGGCTGGCCGGGGCCGGGGCGGTGTTCGTACTGCTCATGCTGCTCGGTGTCGGCTTGGCCTTCGTGGTCTGGCGCTCCACCCGGTTCCGGGTGCTCGACGAGGCACTGGAACTGCACTCCGGCATCCTCGTCCGCCGGCAGCGGCGTGCCCGGCTCGACCGGATGCAGGCCGTCGACGTGGTGCAGCCGTTCCTCGCCCGTCTGCTCGGCCTGGCCCGGCTGACGGTCGAGGTGGCGGGCGGCAAGGAGTCGAACGTCGCGTTGTCCTACCTGCGTGAGGACGACGCGCGCACCTTGCGCAACCAGTTGCTCGCCTCGGCCGCGGGGTTGCGGTTCGAGGGGCCGGACGCGCCGGAGGCTCCCGAGCGCGGCAACCTGGAGGTGCCGGTCGGCCGGCTGATCGTGTCGCTGCTGGTCAGCGGCCCGGCCATCAGCTTCGTGCTGGGGGTGGTGGTGCTGGGCACCATCAGTGTCGTGATCGGGCACCCCGGGCCGCTGTTCGGCTCGTTCGCTCCGTTGCTCGGTGCTGCCGGGGTGCTCTGGACCCGTTTCACCAAGGGCTTCGGCTTCCGCGTGGCCGACTCGCCCGACGGTCTGCGCCTGCGGTACGGACTGCTCGAGCAGCGCACCCAGACCGTTCCGCCCGGCCGCGTGCAGGCGGTCCGGATCAGTCAGGGCCTTCTCTGGCGCCGCCTGGACTGGTGGACCGTGCACGTGAACATCGCCGGGTACGGCGGTGAGGACAAGGACTCCACCTCCGGCAGCACCCTGCTGCCGGTCGGTCCGAAGACCGAGGCGGTCGGCGTCCTGGCCCTGGTGCTGCCCGATCTCGGGGTCGGGCCGGGCGAGAACCCGTGGGACGTGGTGGACGCCGGCCTGCGTGGCTCCGGTCCGACGGCGGGATTCATGACGGCTCCGCGCCGTTCACGCTGGGTGGACCCGATCTCGTGGGGCCGGTCGGGGGTCCGCGTCACCGATCAGGCCCTGCTGATCCGTAGCGGCCGGATCTACCGTCACCTCGACATCGTGCCCCACGCCCGCACCCAGAGCCTGGGCCTGAGTCAGGGCCCGCTGCAACGGAAGCTGCGCGTGGCCTCGTTCACCGTGCACTCCACCGCCGGCCCGGTCGAGGCGGTCGCCTCGCACCTGGACGAGACCGAGGCGTCCGCGCTGATCGCGGTGCAGTCGCTGCGGGCCGATCAGGCGCGTAAAGACTCGGGGCCGGAGCGCTGGATGGAGACGGGGCCGTCAGAATTCGTGCAGGAGCCAGGCGAACCCGCCTAG
- a CDS encoding methyltransferase domain-containing protein, with product MGRHERIAELIDLDRAGLEVADLGTGPGRIVRALLKAAAANDVEPRRVHAVDSASSLDDDVLNDARVRSVLADLNEPLPFTDASLDRVISLNVAEHLADPLAHLAECYRVLRPGGRLVLAHSDWDTALFASPDDALTRLLVNRFVSTVPRFAERADGFMGRKLLALASKSPFEMLGAETWADAHRRFDQGSVSWKVAMGVLAATKDDPDLSARAVSWVEELSRLAAEGKFMFAVTDVAVVLRRPE from the coding sequence GTGGGACGTCACGAACGCATCGCCGAGCTGATCGACCTCGACCGCGCCGGGCTGGAGGTGGCCGATCTGGGCACCGGGCCCGGTCGCATCGTGCGGGCCCTGCTGAAGGCGGCCGCCGCGAACGACGTGGAGCCCCGGCGCGTGCATGCGGTCGACTCGGCCTCCAGCCTCGACGACGACGTGCTGAACGACGCCCGGGTGCGCTCGGTACTCGCCGACCTGAACGAGCCACTGCCCTTCACCGACGCCTCCCTCGACCGGGTGATCTCGCTGAACGTGGCCGAGCACCTGGCCGACCCGCTCGCGCACCTGGCCGAGTGCTACCGGGTGCTGCGGCCCGGCGGCCGGCTCGTGCTGGCCCACAGCGACTGGGACACCGCCCTGTTCGCCAGCCCCGACGACGCCCTGACCCGGCTGCTGGTCAACCGTTTCGTCTCCACCGTGCCGCGCTTCGCCGAGCGGGCCGACGGTTTCATGGGCCGCAAACTGCTCGCCCTGGCCTCGAAGTCGCCGTTCGAGATGCTGGGCGCGGAGACCTGGGCCGATGCCCACCGCCGTTTCGACCAGGGCTCGGTCAGCTGGAAGGTCGCGATGGGCGTACTGGCCGCGACCAAGGACGACCCGGACCTGTCCGCCCGCGCCGTGTCGTGGGTCGAGGAGCTGTCCCGGCTCGCGGCCGAGGGCAAGTTCATGTTCGCGGTCACCGATGTCGCCGTGGTGCTACGCCGCCCGGAGTGA